The sequence below is a genomic window from Euwallacea similis isolate ESF13 chromosome 1, ESF131.1, whole genome shotgun sequence.
GCTTCTTGGGGTAGGAAATTTGTATCTGTGTACACTATACTGTCTCGCTACATAGCTTTGTGCAAGGTATACCCTATTTTATATAGTacacaactttttttaattttaggtataaaTGGTACTACAATACTGAATGGTCTCCTTACAAggcgaatttaaataaattcaattaaatcagTAGGCCGTGGTCCAATAAAGAATGTGTAGCATCACCGTGTACCCCGCCCTATGGCGATGGGAAGCAACATTTCATCTCGCAAAGGGCAAAGTACCATTGGCCGCACCCCATATAACATCGCGGTAATGTCACCGGGCGAAATAACATATATTTATGCTAATAAAGCCCCGGTTCGATGGTACGCCTCTCCATTGTATACGGCCCATTGATATTCACTATTGTTTAAATATCGCGCGTTTCGATCGTCTTTTTTTCGCCGCGGTACTGCCGTGTATACGGCGTCGTAGGAGGCGACGcgaaatgtaattattattgtatatacagggtcgtTGCATAATTTTGACCTCTGATGAGGCGACTCGAGGGCGTGGTTAGTACACAATGCCGGAGCTTCGGGTTTTGCGTGCGACGGTACCATCGCCGACATTTTTACTTTCACTTTTCGACATTGTCATCAGTGAGTGAGAAAagtgaaatgaatttttttttgtggctCGAGGCATGGTTTCGGTAGTACTACatacacatacacacacacataaCGCTTCTCTGTAATATTCATCTGCATCATGGCGATTGCTTAATTCCTCCGGTTTACTTTGGTTTCATCTTGAATCCAGtcttgttcaatttatttttttccttgttgGATCTTCCATCAACTGTCTGTCCTTGCTGCGCTTGTCGGATCAATACTCCAACAACCGGCAAGCACCGAAGCCGAGAGTACAGAAAGATGACTCAACAGCCAATTTGACTCTCTGGCTTTCTCTCTGTTGAATTATTTGTCGATAGTTTCTTCCTCATCAGTTATcgagtattttttattaaaagaggTCAATTGGAGGAAAACTGGGGGAATTTGCTACTTTCGAATATTACCCCGACTAATGCCAACGATCGGAGGTCTTCGGAAACCTTCGCCGAAAGCCGgagaaaacaagaaaaagcaGAATGACGCGGACACCAACGACTCAGCCAAATCTCctattacttaattttatttttttgtgacaGTGAAGTTCCGATTGTTCCAGTTTCATAAAATAcatacaattaaatttcaagcCAGAAAATCATCATAATTCAAGTCAAACAACGTCAAGTCCAAAATCgattataatatacataaatcgaGATAAGATTTTACTCAAATTTAGCAGTTTTCGATGACCGAAATGACTCCATTTGAGAGACGGAAGTTACTGCCAACATTATGATATCACATGAAGGCTACGAGAAGAGatagaagaaatttttctagatttttgtGGGAGCTTCTCACAGTTGACACATACGCGATTAACCAGAAAATAACCCAACTACACCCACATCTATTCCTCTTCAGTCTCGTCGAACAATTAATCAATACTGTGTATCATTGCgagataaatttcaaataataactTAGCATAATGACATTTAGGCCGCATTTAAACGAATCCATTTATTACCGCAACCAGAAGCCCCACGAATATGGTAAAGGTCAGCGCGGGATTGTTGCCAGTGGCGTAGCCGCGACAATCTACCAAAGGGGCGAAATTCCTTTCTCGAAAAAGGCCCCGGCAACAAGCAGAAAAATCGTGTTGCCACGTCAAAATTGACAACAATTATTACATTATGCTAATAGGACGATGACTGGGCACTCTCCGCGAGAAGGACAAAGGACGCATTGAAATCTCGATCCGATATCACGATTATTCTCGCCTTCTTCAACAAACGGATTTAGACAGGATTTGGACAGGGACAAAAGAGTGCCCAGATTTGGGTAGATAGGTTCTGACGTGAATGGATCTGAGTCGGAGGTGTTGACTGTGAGATTTGATAAATCGAAGAAGATTTTCCTAATATAAATCGGTGTATAATAATGTGATTCAGATAACGATGGTTAAAACATGATTTGACCTCAATAAACCAACGATCAttagtatttattaatatcatCAAGACTGCATAATAATGGTCGGATTTTTGCTGCTGCACACTCccattttattgaaaacaagACGCTCCTTCAGTTGTGTTAGAAACTGCGGTGTTAGTGCATGCTTTTAAGTATCTTTATCGACGattaattcgaaaattttatagCAACTTTCACGATTTTGAGAGGAttttaaggttatttttatAGTCCCATAAAGACTCGGGTTcttaaattattcttttttcaaattttcatgcGGTTTTAAACCTAATGTGAGACTATTCTTAATCTAAATGGCAACAGGGCGACGGTCGTTTATGTCAAAACCCTTCGAAGCAATGCGAAAAGAAGACAAAACTGTCAACAGTCATTGATGATTATATGCAACGTTGCCACTTTCCAGATCTTATATCCTAAAGAgagatttagaaaatttcccCATAGTTAAATCTGGAAAATCGTTTAATATCATTGAAAACCCACAATATGAAATTCTCGAAATCATTTCGGGACtcaaaaatggtcaaaaaacTTATGAACATTATTGCTCAGTGTAACCACTACTTAACCGAACATATAATCCTGAAGAGACATTGTGGTAACTGTGCGTCTGACGTTAATACGAATCATGTTCAATGACATATCATTTTGTGCCAAAAGAATGGCGCGATGTTGCCAATGTCACTAATTAATCCTCGCAGAAGCAACATCTAGGAGTTTTCTTggtcatttttcaaaatcaaagcGGCGACCTTGCGCTATTTTGCTCCTGATCGAACTGTTGAGACATGATTTAATGGGATTAAAAGAACCTATAGATCCTTCAAGAACCATTCAAAAAAATGACGACTTCACTATTGCGCTGACaggaaaattcgaaaaaatgcaaagttAAATGGGCCTTAGGGTCAATTTGGGTTCGCACGAGCTCTCGTACTATAAAGGGGAACAATGATGGTCGTACGTTGCGGTACTCCCAAACAAATGCAAAACGGACCGTTTCGCGAGAGTAGGGAAATAATTCATCTTTTCGCGATATTCCGCGATCGGCCAGTCCATATTTGCCACTTGAAAATAACGGCTCCCTCACTGTCATTTCGGTGGTCAACAAATCGGTGCAACCGGTTCTGTCTAGTGTGTGCGCGTGTGTGCGAGAAAAGTGCAATTATTCACAATGaactgcaagaaaaaataagccTTCAGGTGAGGAAAAGCCTTAGGATTACCAGTTCCGCAACAGCTATGTGGTTCACATTTTCACGACcgcatgaaatttttttaataccgcTAAATCCGCTTTTAAATATCACTGAAAAACCCAACGGCCATTGTCCAGAGTTCAACCAGGAAGGAAATTTCACCTTTGAGCTCGGACCCTAATCCCCGGTAATGACCATTGAACACCTTATAACGTCACAGATGATCTGAGACCGTTTATGACGCACGAGTTGTCCATAAATTACACACACCGCGCAAATTGAAAacccattttatttatttgttattattgttgtGCTCTTTTGAACATGTTCAAGTGAGTTATTGTTTTGGCGTGCACACTCATATTCGCTCATTGTTTAAAGAGTGAATGTGCGGGCATGATTATTATATCGATTgctaatattaaataattacttattagACGATGATTCGTGCTTTATGGCGGAATTTTGCTGTCTGACTGCGATTTAGTAGCGAGAACATGATCTAATCATTCGAGATGATCATCAAGGAGGAAGTCTCAGGAATTTTAACTCTGTGAGATCAGTCAGAACGCTCATTTTTTGCAGCTATTATAGTCGAAGATGGTACGACTATCTTCTATTTCCGGGAAAGTTCCGCCTTAAAAACGCAATACTCCCCTTTGAAAAACTGCAAGTTTCTCCCATTAAAATATTCTGGAATAATCCAGATTTAAAAGTGGCAACGTTGCATTTGAGGCTCATATGCTTTACGTGCTATGATACATGGGCTTTGTGATAAAAGAACGTCGCTATGCTGTCAGTGTCACTGGCTAATCGATAAAAAGCCTTATACTGTTAAAGCTCATGGCCGGGATtatccaaaaattttcattttcatttaaagagCAATTCTTTGGGTCTAAATCTATTGATCTGGATCGTATGTCCACTCTGAATAAGTTAGTTGAGGTTGTAATAAACTAAAATGAGTATGGAAACGTCTTTACCCGTAACCCATATCTATAACCTGAATTAgcctaaaatgaaaaatattcttcgtaaatttaacacAATATTAATTATGCCTACAATCCACAATTTTGAAGTTTGTCGCGTAATCAATTTAGACTATCGACCACTATAAGATTGGGAAGTTTGCAGCGCTTTTCACGTAATGTAGAACTATAGTGCAGCGAGGTACTGCTTTATTCACATCTATCTCATCGAAAGTGAGCAAGAATAAAAACCCCTACTTTTTGCCTCATGTCTCCCAATAACAAAAGCTACCACCGggtatttgtttattaaagttttttatcGATGTCGAGTCAGAACCGGCTCGTTTCTTCGCATTTAGTATATGGCTGGGCGTCGCCTTCAATTCCGGAGCGCCCAACAGATGTCGCAACTCAACTCTTACGCTAAAATCCACTAGAGGGCGCTACAGTAACGGCCACTTAAACACCGCTTATTTGcagaattaattaaacataatGTTAAAGACCCATAAAAGTTAATTAACCGTAATTTATGTATCAATACACAAGGTAAAGCGAAGGTGGAACGTTCGCATCTCCGTCTAACGAATAATATTACTTTGCATATTACGGCGACTATTAATTACAGGCAAGAACACGCTACtgtaaaaaagatttaaataattggaaTCGTGATCGGCTCCGCTCGATTCGAACAAGgatataaacaattaaataaacgaTTGctttttatatgcaaaaagGCCAATATTGTTCGGATTACAAGCCATAAAATTGCTAAATTACCGCGGTTATTATGTACTCTGTGTGTATGGGAACATGTTTGTGCGTGCTCAAGGTGCGGGTTATTAAGGCTATTTGGGGAGAACCTTGAGGTTAATTATCAGCATTAAACTCTCCTTTGCTTGTAAGTATATTGAGGACtaattcagatttttcaattGCAGATTCGCATAAAAGAGAAAGCAGGTCCACACAGACTCACCGTTCTTGACTCATTGGCGCGAGAATTCCGAGAAATCCGAGAAATTTTTGTTCGAATCGGTTAAGCAGGATCTCCTAGGCAGCATACCTAGACAGGAAAACCCGGTGAATCTTGAGATAGAGAGATAAGTCGAATAAAACCGGCACCGAGATGTTCGCCATAATGCAAATAGATAACGACGTGTCCCGCGACCAGTTCCGGAGAAAGATGAGGGCCAAGTGCGAGTTCGTCTGCAAGTACTGCCAGAGGAGGTTCACCAAACCGTACAACCTCATGATACACGAGAGGACTCACAAGAGCCCGGAGCTCACGTTCAGTTGCGAGGTGTGCGGGAAGAGCTTCAAGAGGCAGGACAATTTGAAACAGCACAGGTTAGTACTCACTTTGGTACTCACAGTACCGCCATTTGGTTGAAATTTTTGGTGAAAAAGAAGAGTTTATGGGGAGGATTGGTGTGTTTTTGTGGCGTTTGGTAACAATCCGTTCAAAAggattttttgtgatttactcaaaagctttttttccatcaaacaccctgtatagcacTGAGTATTTCGCATCTATCGACCACAATGAACATTTCTTTCTTATACATTTTGTAGCTACACCTCTTAGTTGTCGAGTAATACGGGGATTAATAAGGTCATCTTTCCAATGcttttttgggatttttttacgACTCCctctatattatttaatattgtgaaCCTAGCGAGCAGAAGATGTTCCTGAATACACTCTCCTATAGCTCTTTCTATCGGGGACTAAACaaagattaaaaattcatatttcctGACTGGAAAGTGTCACGTCCATGGAAGTTTTAGCAGTTTTAGATCTGCCACAGGGGTTTTCGAGGAGTTACAAAGTTTCAGGTTTTTAATGCCGAAGTGAACAGCAAGTTTTGCTTTGATTTTTCATGATTCTCTCGTAATGTGATAGAAAGGAAAAATGCGTGAATTaatgtttttccttttcctCTGCCTGTGTTTTTAAATGTGATCAATTTTACTAGTTTCCGTCGCGTTTTCCTTGCTTTCCCCAAAAGTTTCCCTTAATACATCTGCCACCTCCACTTGTCTAAACCACCAGAAATCAACCTTGACAAAATTACATCCGTTTCCCTCCTCAAACAGCCCGGATTAAAGTCTTATCCTAATCTGTGCACGCGGCCCGCGTGCGGCAATGAGCAGCATTACCTTCGACAAACATTATTCCGAATCCTCGTAAATCCAAATTGAGCGTTATAAAGTATGTAAATTAGGAAATGAGGCTCTTTAATTGGTATTTCAGTGGTGTGGAAAATCTCGAAGAATTTGCCACGGGACATTAAAACTGGCGTACAGGCCTTATTGCCAAAAATACGATTCTCGCATATATTACCTTATAGATAGGCGGTAGACCTCGACGAATTTGGTTTATTGCCTTTTGGAAACGAGCTGTTAAAAG
It includes:
- the drm gene encoding protein drumstick, producing the protein MFAIMQIDNDVSRDQFRRKMRAKCEFVCKYCQRRFTKPYNLMIHERTHKSPELTFSCEVCGKSFKRQDNLKQHRTIHYPCSSPTFTHCNRY